The Oceanicaulis alexandrii DSM 11625 DNA segment TGTTGAGCATCGGGGTCAATGCGGGCGGCAGCACGTCGCCGATGCACATCAGGCTCAGCGGATGATCGCGGGACGCGCTGTCTTTATGGCGCGCCCACATGCGCACCACCGCCTTGCCCGAGTTCAGGAACGGCACGCCGCCACCCGCCCAGATGAAATCAAAATTGCGGGTAAAGCCGGGCGCGCCATTGGGGAACGTCAGAAGTTCGCTGGCCTCGGTCGGCGCTGTGGCGCGCTCGGGCATGGGCGCCGGGTCGAACGACAGCGCAGACTCGCGTTCGCCACAGAAGGTGAAGACGGTTTCAAGCCCGATCCCCGCCTGGCTGGTGAGCCGGCTGCGCACCGAACACGCCGTACGGCCTTCGCGCAATTTCTCCGCCGTCACTTCCACTTCGCCCTCACTGGGGCCGACAAAGCTGATCTGCGCGCTGCGCAGCGGGCGTTCGCCCGCATGGGACAGCGCCCCGTGAAGACAGAGCGCTGCGGACATCCCGCCATAGACCGTGCGCCCCTGCTTCCAGCTGTCAGGCACGTCCAGCTTGAACCCGGCCTTGGTGGGGCGGGCCGCGGTCATCATTTCAGCAAGGGACATGGGCGGGATCCTGTCGTCGTGAACGCCGTTCAATCGGGGCGGCATAAGACCGGGTTCCGTCAGGGCGTGCAAGCAGGCCGCTGATGTCTGACGTGAATCTGAACGCTCCGGCCTTTCTCACGCCTAATTCAGGGTCTAGACAAAGGGTATGAACACGACCGCACTTCTCCTCTCCGCCGCGCTGAGCCTGTTCACAGGCGCTCAAGCGACCGAAGCCCCTGTCGACGCTGCTGCAGACGCGCCAACGGATGCGCCCGTCGCCGTTGAAGAGGCGCTACCCGAACCGCAAGCGGTCGAGGCCGCGCCGGGCCAGATCAGCTCTGCAGCGGGCGCCGCGCGCGCTCAGGCCTGGCTGGAAGGGCTCGACACCCTGCGCGCCCGGTTTGACCAGATCGCAGCGGACAATTCTGAAACCTCTGGCGTGCTTGAGATCGACCGACCCGGCCGCGCCCGGTTTGATTACGACGATCCCAATCCGATCCTTGTGGTCGCGGACGGGTCGACGGTGGCGATTGCTGATTTTGATCTTGAAACCATTGATCGCGCGCCCATCGGTGCGACGCCTTTGCGGTTTCTGCTCGAAGAGAGCCTTGATCTTGCTGGCTCCGGCGTTGTTCAGGACGCGGGCCGTTATGATGGGCGGCTCTATGTGACGCTGGAAGACCCAAATGGCGAGATTCAGGGCCGTTTGACTTTGGTGTTTGAGGATGCAGACCCGGACGCCGCCCCCAACGCGATGATGCTGGCGGGCTGGTACACGGTTGACGCCATGGGCGGCATGACCGAAGTGCGCCTCAGCGAGATCGAAACCGGCGTACGCATCAGCCCGCGCCAGTTCATCCTTGATGATGAAGACGTGATGGGCGGGGATCGCCGCCGACGGGGCCGCTAGGCGCTAAAGCGCCCACCAGAACAGCAAGGCCGCCAGTCCCAGCCGGTAGATCACGAACGGCAGGAAACCCAACCGGTCCACCACCCGCATCAGCACCGCGATAGACGCGAGCGCGGCGAAGAAGGACAGAACGGCCACGATCAGGCCATCGCTCAGCGAGTGGGCGGTGTCCGCCCCGCGCGCCAGCTCGATCACAGCAAGCAGGCCGAATGCGGCGATCACCGGCACCGCCATCAACATGGAAAAGCGCGCCGCCTCGCTGCGGGTCATGCCCAGGGCGCGAGCCGCTGTCATGGTCACGCCCGAGCGGCTGGAGCCGGGAATCAGGGCGAACATCTGCGCCAGCCCGATCAGGATGGCGCCGCGCCAGCTCAGGGTTTCCGTCGTCACGGTCTGTTTGCCGAAATGATCGGCCAGCCAGAGCGGCAGCGCCAGAATCAGCGTCGCCCAGGCGATCACCAGTGGCGAACGCAAAGCATCCGCCATGCCGGAGACATAAAGACCGCCGCCCGCGATCAGCACGGGGGGTGTGGCGATGGCGATGAGCAAGGCCAGCTTGCCGCCGGGGGTCATACGGCCTTGCAGCAAGGCCATCTTTCCAGTGACTACGTTCGCCACATCGTAGCGGAAGTACACCAGCACAGCGAACAGCGTGCCCAGATGTGCCATCACGTCGATCAGCGGGCCCTGATCAGCGTCGCCGAGCACCTGGGGCGCCAGGATCAGATGGGCTGAGGATGAGATGGGGAGAAACTCGGTGATCCCTTGGACGATCGCCAGAATAATGAGATGTAGAAGGCCCATCGCGTGTCTTTCCCCTCGGTCTTTGCGGGGCAGAGTGCGCGCGATTGAACAGATCGCCAAGAGCAAATTCCTCTTGGAAAACAGATAAGGACAGACCGCCATGGCGCATGACGCGCTGGATGCAGGCCCGGGCAAGATGGCGCCCGCCGAGGCCCGGAAGATCACCGGTCAGGTCACGCGGCTATCAGTGATGGTGGCGGCGACGCTGGTGATCGCCAAGCTGATCGCCTGGATCG contains these protein-coding regions:
- a CDS encoding thioesterase family protein — protein: MSLAEMMTAARPTKAGFKLDVPDSWKQGRTVYGGMSAALCLHGALSHAGERPLRSAQISFVGPSEGEVEVTAEKLREGRTACSVRSRLTSQAGIGLETVFTFCGERESALSFDPAPMPERATAPTEASELLTFPNGAPGFTRNFDFIWAGGGVPFLNSGKAVVRMWARHKDSASRDHPLSLMCIGDVLPPALTPMLNKPTPLSSMTWMMDVLTDAPETRDGWWLLECRADHVRGGLSSQDMTIWNTDGACVAKGRQMVTVFA
- a CDS encoding LolA family protein; this encodes MNTTALLLSAALSLFTGAQATEAPVDAAADAPTDAPVAVEEALPEPQAVEAAPGQISSAAGAARAQAWLEGLDTLRARFDQIAADNSETSGVLEIDRPGRARFDYDDPNPILVVADGSTVAIADFDLETIDRAPIGATPLRFLLEESLDLAGSGVVQDAGRYDGRLYVTLEDPNGEIQGRLTLVFEDADPDAAPNAMMLAGWYTVDAMGGMTEVRLSEIETGVRISPRQFILDDEDVMGGDRRRRGR
- a CDS encoding undecaprenyl-diphosphate phosphatase; the protein is MGLLHLIILAIVQGITEFLPISSSAHLILAPQVLGDADQGPLIDVMAHLGTLFAVLVYFRYDVANVVTGKMALLQGRMTPGGKLALLIAIATPPVLIAGGGLYVSGMADALRSPLVIAWATLILALPLWLADHFGKQTVTTETLSWRGAILIGLAQMFALIPGSSRSGVTMTAARALGMTRSEAARFSMLMAVPVIAAFGLLAVIELARGADTAHSLSDGLIVAVLSFFAALASIAVLMRVVDRLGFLPFVIYRLGLAALLFWWAL